One segment of Nitrospiria bacterium DNA contains the following:
- a CDS encoding sigma 54-interacting transcriptional regulator, whose product MKTLDTKRIDTEVVLDSLNDSVVTIGLDKKIKYLNKAAERLLGYSKEEAKEMSCAQVVRCAACDHECLLEQTLSTSRNIHDYETVLRNKNGKLVTISTNTVLLRNRSGRVIGGVEIIRDRSQIEALNEALRGKYSFENIIGKNHRMQSLCALLPEMSRSESSVLIEGELGTGRELLAHAIHENGPRSEKPFVKVNCDGLTDAMLACELFGYIKGAFTGAVSNRAGRLELADGGTLFLDEIGCIGSTLQVALLKFLKEKQFVRVGDNRKIRTNIRVIAATHRDIKTAVEEGEFLGELYDQLRSVPIVLPPLRERRDDIPLLVEHFLKRFNTLLGKKIKSVAPAAMEILLNYDYPENIQGLENIIEHAVVLCHGGTILPSHLPRDMFYVKDDFIDQAIKQEDPLKILERQLVLKALSQTDWNYQAAAEKLKISRTTLWRKIKEFGISCSANKSSNG is encoded by the coding sequence ATGAAAACACTGGATACTAAACGAATCGACACCGAGGTGGTTCTTGATTCATTGAACGACAGCGTTGTCACCATCGGGTTAGATAAAAAGATCAAATACCTGAATAAGGCCGCCGAGCGCTTGCTGGGCTACTCGAAGGAAGAGGCCAAAGAGATGTCCTGTGCCCAGGTGGTTCGATGCGCGGCCTGTGATCATGAGTGCCTTCTTGAGCAAACCTTGTCAACCAGCCGAAACATTCACGATTACGAGACGGTTTTAAGGAATAAGAACGGAAAACTGGTGACGATTAGCACGAACACGGTGCTTTTAAGGAACAGAAGCGGTCGGGTGATCGGAGGGGTAGAGATCATTCGTGATCGATCACAGATCGAAGCCTTAAACGAAGCTTTGAGGGGGAAATACTCCTTTGAAAACATCATCGGCAAAAATCACCGGATGCAGAGCCTCTGTGCCCTTTTGCCCGAAATGTCTCGAAGCGAATCCAGTGTGCTGATCGAGGGCGAACTGGGTACCGGTCGAGAGCTTTTGGCTCACGCCATCCACGAAAACGGTCCCCGCAGTGAAAAGCCGTTTGTAAAAGTCAACTGCGATGGTCTGACCGATGCGATGTTGGCGTGTGAGTTATTCGGTTATATCAAGGGCGCTTTTACGGGTGCGGTTTCGAATCGAGCCGGCCGCCTGGAACTGGCTGACGGAGGCACGCTTTTTCTTGATGAGATTGGGTGCATCGGGTCCACATTGCAGGTCGCATTGTTGAAATTCTTGAAGGAAAAACAGTTTGTTCGGGTGGGAGATAATAGGAAAATTCGCACAAACATTCGAGTCATAGCAGCCACTCACCGGGATATCAAAACGGCCGTTGAAGAGGGTGAGTTTCTAGGCGAGCTTTATGATCAGCTTCGGTCGGTTCCGATTGTGCTGCCGCCCCTTCGTGAGCGGCGTGACGATATCCCTCTTCTCGTGGAACATTTCCTAAAGCGGTTTAACACTTTATTGGGAAAGAAAATCAAATCCGTAGCCCCAGCTGCTATGGAAATACTACTTAATTACGATTATCCTGAAAACATACAGGGTCTCGAGAATATCATCGAGCATGCCGTTGTTCTTTGCCATGGCGGCACAATCCTGCCGTCTCATTTGCCTAGAGACATGTTTTATGTGAAGGACGATTTTATTGATCAGGCTATTAAGCAAGAAGACCCTCTTAAGATCTTGGAGAGGCAACTGGTGTTGAAGGCCCTATCACAGACCGACTGGAACTATCAGGCCGCAGCCGAAAAGCTCAAGATTAGTCGGACAACTTTGTGGAGGAAAATCAAGGAGTTTGGAATAAGCTGTTCTGCGAATAAATCCTCGAATGGATAA
- the mdh gene encoding malate dehydrogenase: MKRRKITIIGAGNVGGTTAQRLIEKELAEELILVDINKDVALGKALDLAESAPIYGYDTQIRGTDNYADLEGSDLVIITSGVPRKPGMSRDDLLSTNAKIVKTVAQKVAVHSPEAVIIVVSNPLDAMAYVTYKTTQFPRERVIGMAGVLDSARMATFIAQELRVSSETVRAIVMGGHGDSMIPLPRYTTVGGVSVTKLIPKERLDVIVQRTRDGGAEIVKLLKTGSAYYAPSAAIVEMVESIVKDKKKILPCAALCKGEYGVQNLFVGVPAKLGHGGIESIVEFELTSEETAGLRKSSEGVKELCADVDRMIG; this comes from the coding sequence ATGAAGAGAAGAAAAATTACAATCATTGGCGCGGGTAATGTTGGGGGAACGACGGCGCAGCGGTTGATCGAGAAAGAGCTTGCTGAAGAATTGATTCTGGTTGATATCAATAAAGATGTGGCTTTAGGCAAGGCCTTGGATCTTGCCGAATCGGCACCGATATACGGTTATGACACCCAAATTCGCGGAACGGATAATTATGCCGATTTGGAAGGATCCGATCTGGTCATCATCACTTCCGGAGTTCCCCGGAAGCCGGGGATGAGTCGCGACGATTTATTGTCCACCAATGCCAAGATCGTCAAGACCGTTGCTCAGAAGGTGGCCGTTCACTCGCCGGAGGCCGTCATTATTGTTGTTTCCAATCCCTTGGATGCCATGGCGTACGTGACCTACAAAACGACACAATTCCCCCGGGAACGGGTTATCGGCATGGCTGGTGTATTGGACTCGGCTCGCATGGCGACCTTCATCGCCCAAGAGCTTCGTGTTTCGTCCGAGACGGTCCGGGCGATTGTAATGGGCGGGCATGGAGACAGCATGATTCCTCTTCCCCGTTACACAACGGTGGGCGGAGTGTCCGTCACGAAGTTGATCCCGAAGGAACGGCTGGATGTGATTGTTCAGCGAACCCGTGACGGCGGAGCCGAAATCGTCAAACTGCTGAAGACTGGAAGCGCCTACTATGCTCCCTCCGCCGCGATTGTCGAGATGGTCGAGTCGATTGTGAAAGACAAGAAAAAAATCCTTCCCTGTGCGGCCCTCTGCAAAGGCGAATACGGTGTTCAAAACCTGTTTGTTGGAGTACCGGCCAAATTGGGCCACGGGGGTATCGAATCGATTGTGGAGTTTGAACTTACGTCGGAAGAGACCGCGGGATTAAGAAAGTCGTCCGAAGGCGTAAAAGAACTCTGTGCGGACGTCGACCGTATGATCGGCTGA
- a CDS encoding EAL domain-containing protein, with translation MLENAETTIEMLRQLQKMGIQIAVDDFGTGYSSLSYLKRFPINSLKIDRSFIVDIPSDPDNAAIVKAIITLANSLNLKVIAEGVETVKQLKFLRSVGCHEIQGYLFSKPLPADQATRLLAEERHL, from the coding sequence TTGCTGGAAAACGCGGAGACAACCATCGAGATGCTCCGTCAACTGCAAAAAATGGGCATTCAAATTGCGGTTGATGATTTTGGAACTGGCTATTCCTCGTTGAGTTATCTGAAGCGTTTCCCGATCAACAGTTTGAAGATTGACCGGTCTTTTATTGTCGATATACCGTCGGATCCAGATAACGCGGCGATTGTTAAAGCGATCATCACCTTGGCCAACAGCCTCAACCTCAAGGTGATTGCCGAAGGTGTGGAAACGGTGAAACAACTTAAATTTTTACGTTCCGTGGGATGCCATGAAATACAGGGGTATCTGTTTAGTAAACCACTTCCGGCCGATCAGGCGACTCGATTATTGGCCGAGGAAAGGCATCTGTGA
- a CDS encoding EAL domain-containing protein translates to MENRELFANPSIGISFYPNDGEDVETLLKNSDTAMSRAKELGKNYQFFSPEMNAKATKRLLLESSLRRALEKQEMLLHYQPMVNLSTGQIIGMEALVRWQHPDLGLVPPAEFVPLAEETEVIIPLGEWVLRTACVQAKIWKGDGFRPIPMAVNLSPRQLRHQDLVEVVNRVLKETGLEPIILSWN, encoded by the coding sequence TTGGAGAATCGCGAACTCTTTGCAAATCCCAGCATCGGAATCAGTTTTTACCCGAACGACGGGGAAGACGTCGAGACCTTGCTGAAGAATTCGGATACGGCGATGAGCCGGGCTAAGGAATTGGGTAAAAATTACCAATTTTTTTCGCCTGAAATGAACGCGAAGGCTACAAAGCGCCTGCTGCTCGAGAGCAGCCTTCGGCGCGCTTTGGAAAAGCAGGAAATGCTTTTACACTACCAGCCAATGGTAAACCTATCCACTGGGCAAATCATCGGAATGGAAGCGTTGGTGCGGTGGCAGCATCCCGATTTAGGATTAGTTCCACCGGCGGAATTTGTTCCTTTGGCTGAGGAGACGGAGGTCATAATCCCCCTTGGAGAATGGGTGCTTCGCACGGCGTGTGTGCAGGCCAAAATTTGGAAGGGGGACGGGTTCCGTCCCATACCCATGGCCGTGAATTTATCTCCTCGTCAACTGCGTCATCAAGACCTGGTGGAGGTGGTGAACCGGGTCTTGAAGGAAACAGGCCTCGAGCCCATCATCTTGAGTTGGAATTGA
- a CDS encoding diguanylate cyclase: MEPLHSLLKRQLKKYRVDSESLLKNCRDFLGAVNQAYQQFDADRAMLERSLDLSSQELLQANSEMRTVFERLINSSVDGILAFDRGGCLTVWNPALERITGLKQTDVLGKHALDLFPGLKETREDRFIYEALLGKAGVVKDRMYHRMGEEPSFLEAHFGPILNEAGGIVGGFALVRDITEHKRSEARLQQAVNYDALTGLPNRTLFLDRLAQAIARTFWRKRLVAVLLLNLNRFKLINDTLGHNAGDQLLKAVSERFMTAVRDGDTVARLGGNEFAVILEDIAAGQDVLIINYPKDP; this comes from the coding sequence TTGGAACCGCTGCATAGCTTGCTGAAACGTCAACTGAAAAAATACCGCGTCGACTCCGAATCTTTGTTGAAAAACTGCCGAGATTTTCTTGGCGCCGTCAATCAGGCCTATCAACAATTTGACGCCGATCGCGCGATGTTGGAGCGCTCTTTGGATCTGAGTTCACAAGAACTGCTGCAGGCCAATTCGGAAATGCGGACGGTGTTTGAAAGGCTGATCAACAGCAGCGTGGATGGCATTCTTGCCTTCGATCGGGGTGGGTGCCTCACCGTTTGGAACCCCGCTCTGGAACGGATTACCGGGTTGAAGCAGACGGACGTTTTGGGAAAACATGCCTTGGACCTGTTTCCGGGCTTGAAAGAGACCCGTGAGGACCGGTTTATTTATGAGGCGCTCCTCGGGAAGGCCGGCGTTGTTAAAGACAGGATGTATCACCGAATGGGTGAGGAACCTAGTTTTTTGGAGGCTCACTTTGGGCCCATTTTAAACGAAGCGGGGGGCATCGTCGGAGGATTTGCGTTGGTTCGGGATATTACGGAGCACAAGCGTTCGGAGGCGCGTCTTCAACAGGCTGTCAATTATGATGCCTTAACGGGTCTTCCCAATCGGACCCTCTTCTTGGATCGTCTGGCCCAAGCCATCGCAAGAACCTTTTGGCGCAAGCGTTTGGTGGCTGTTTTGCTTCTAAATCTCAACCGTTTTAAATTGATCAATGACACCCTCGGGCATAACGCGGGCGACCAGTTGTTGAAGGCTGTTTCAGAGCGGTTCATGACCGCTGTGCGGGACGGCGATACGGTAGCTCGTTTGGGAGGGAACGAGTTTGCGGTCATTCTCGAGGATATCGCGGCGGGACAGGATGTGCTCATTATTAATTACCCAAAAGATCCTTGA
- a CDS encoding FIST C-terminal domain-containing protein, translating into MYELDGKSALDLYRNYLGEHAKGLPATGLLYPLSLRIQEGTAGVVRTILSIDERERSMTFAGDVPEGAYARLMKANFDRLIDGAVGAAKISHEAIGSSAPDLAILISCVGRRLVLKQRIEEEVEGVQEILGDRTVLTGFYSYGEISPFSRDAKCELHNQTMTITTFSER; encoded by the coding sequence TTGTACGAGCTGGATGGTAAATCGGCATTGGACCTGTATAGAAATTACTTGGGCGAACATGCCAAGGGGCTTCCCGCGACCGGTTTGCTCTATCCTTTAAGTCTTAGGATTCAGGAGGGGACCGCCGGTGTGGTCCGCACAATTTTATCCATTGATGAGAGGGAGAGGAGCATGACGTTTGCCGGGGACGTTCCGGAGGGAGCCTATGCTCGCCTGATGAAGGCGAATTTTGATCGCTTGATCGATGGTGCGGTGGGTGCGGCCAAAATCAGTCACGAAGCCATTGGCTCATCCGCACCGGATCTGGCGATTCTGATCAGTTGCGTCGGCCGCAGGCTAGTTCTCAAACAGAGAATTGAAGAAGAGGTGGAGGGCGTTCAGGAGATTCTCGGAGATCGAACCGTGCTCACCGGGTTTTATTCTTACGGAGAAATCTCGCCGTTTTCTCGGGACGCGAAATGCGAATTGCATAATCAAACCATGACGATCACCACCTTTTCGGAGAGGTAG
- a CDS encoding TVP38/TMEM64 family protein, giving the protein MPMRFSWQTLKFFGFLFFIIVCIGLFRWTDVGRNLSPDQIRETIQSVGNLAPILYVLIYSIAPVFFIPGWIITISGGLTFGPLWGTILTVLGATIGATLAFFVGRFLGRDFVSGMLKEKFKTIEALDAQAASHGFQVIFFLRLIPLVPFNALDYVAGISKVSARNYILGTFLGIIPGTFAYVYLGSTLTHIYSWRFALAVGLLILLSLIPMLYKRWKKQDHSPNP; this is encoded by the coding sequence ATGCCCATGCGGTTTTCCTGGCAGACCCTGAAGTTTTTTGGATTCTTATTTTTTATCATCGTCTGTATCGGGCTATTTCGATGGACCGATGTGGGTCGGAATCTTAGCCCAGATCAAATCCGTGAGACGATCCAATCGGTCGGAAATCTTGCCCCCATTCTGTATGTTTTAATTTACAGCATTGCACCGGTCTTTTTCATTCCCGGATGGATCATCACGATCTCGGGCGGATTGACCTTTGGGCCGTTGTGGGGTACGATTCTGACCGTGTTGGGGGCGACGATCGGAGCGACGCTTGCCTTCTTTGTCGGTCGTTTTCTGGGCCGCGATTTTGTATCGGGGATGCTTAAGGAAAAATTCAAAACGATAGAAGCACTGGATGCCCAGGCGGCCTCGCACGGATTTCAGGTGATCTTTTTCCTGCGGCTGATTCCGCTGGTGCCGTTCAATGCGCTGGACTACGTTGCCGGCATTTCCAAGGTCAGTGCGCGGAACTACATCTTGGGAACTTTCTTGGGCATTATTCCGGGGACTTTTGCCTATGTCTATTTGGGCAGTACGCTCACCCATATCTATTCCTGGAGATTCGCTTTGGCCGTTGGACTGTTGATTCTGCTGAGCCTCATTCCGATGCTCTATAAACGGTGGAAAAAGCAAGACCACTCGCCGAACCCATAA
- a CDS encoding plastocyanin/azurin family copper-binding protein — translation MKKDVLVLGAVILGVLVGWKIGRSAESPPEPVQPAHPQVVTIRIVTDAESRCDKAYDPPIVTVKSGTTVEWINQDYETHTLVSSGGGDPCNPKELSPEMRVIDVGQLPPRKTYRKTFTNPGEYLYMCHLPFHHMSGEIIVVP, via the coding sequence ATGAAAAAAGATGTTCTTGTCCTAGGGGCTGTAATCTTGGGCGTTCTGGTTGGATGGAAAATCGGAAGATCGGCCGAGTCTCCGCCGGAACCCGTTCAGCCTGCCCACCCTCAAGTTGTCACGATTCGGATTGTCACGGACGCAGAGAGTCGGTGTGACAAAGCCTATGATCCGCCGATTGTGACGGTCAAATCCGGGACAACGGTGGAGTGGATCAACCAGGATTACGAAACGCATACTCTCGTCAGTAGCGGGGGAGGTGATCCCTGCAACCCCAAGGAGCTTTCACCGGAAATGCGCGTGATCGATGTCGGGCAATTGCCTCCTCGGAAAACATACCGAAAAACCTTTACGAATCCTGGCGAATATCTGTATATGTGCCACCTTCCTTTCCATCACATGTCGGGCGAAATCATCGTGGTGCCGTAA
- a CDS encoding fatty acid desaturase translates to MNRSLAATETLARPTDYLAITLFSITVLVALVGVPIFGFIHGFTGLDWTMFGILYIVTGLGITVGYHRLISHRSFNCPDPVKIILLIAGGWAFQNSALKWSADHVRHHAKVDQEEDPYNATKGFWHSHVFWLFMKDPFADDKYTTQFKKDRLIVWQDEFYIPILISGFALPFLAGFLHGGWMGGLGCFLLAGVGRAFLVLNSTFCINSICHMWGDQPNGTNNSSRDSWWISLITFGEGYHNYHHTYPKDYRNGPKWYNFDPSKWLIFSLRTVGLAGDLYRACPKS, encoded by the coding sequence ATGAATCGATCGCTTGCCGCAACAGAAACACTTGCGAGACCGACAGACTATCTCGCGATCACATTGTTTTCAATCACCGTACTTGTCGCTTTGGTCGGGGTCCCTATTTTTGGTTTCATACATGGTTTTACGGGTCTGGATTGGACCATGTTCGGGATCCTGTATATCGTAACCGGCCTGGGCATCACGGTAGGATACCATCGCCTGATTTCTCATCGGAGCTTTAATTGTCCGGATCCCGTGAAAATCATTCTTCTCATCGCCGGGGGGTGGGCGTTTCAGAATTCGGCCTTGAAGTGGTCGGCCGACCATGTGCGACATCATGCCAAGGTGGATCAAGAAGAAGATCCCTACAACGCCACCAAGGGCTTCTGGCACAGTCATGTCTTCTGGTTATTTATGAAAGACCCTTTTGCTGATGATAAATACACGACCCAATTCAAAAAAGATCGGTTGATCGTTTGGCAGGATGAATTCTATATTCCCATTCTCATTTCCGGCTTCGCACTGCCTTTTTTGGCGGGATTTTTACATGGAGGATGGATGGGTGGCCTGGGTTGCTTCCTTCTGGCGGGTGTGGGCAGGGCCTTTCTGGTGCTCAACTCAACGTTCTGCATCAACTCGATCTGTCATATGTGGGGGGATCAGCCCAACGGAACAAACAACAGCAGCCGGGATAGTTGGTGGATCTCTCTCATCACGTTTGGCGAAGGCTATCACAACTACCACCACACCTACCCCAAGGATTATCGCAACGGCCCCAAGTGGTATAATTTCGATCCGTCGAAATGGTTGATTTTCAGCCTGCGTACAGTGGGGCTGGCGGGCGATCTTTATCGGGCCTGTCCCAAATCATAA
- a CDS encoding DUF1844 domain-containing protein, translating to MDFSSFILSVGASALMAIGQARVPGVPAIPGSTPPVDLVQARELIDLLGMLEEKTKGNLTKSESELLQQTLYSLRLKFIEVSKKT from the coding sequence TTGGATTTCTCTTCTTTTATTCTTTCGGTTGGGGCTTCCGCATTGATGGCCATAGGACAGGCCCGGGTTCCCGGTGTACCCGCGATTCCAGGTTCGACCCCGCCGGTTGATCTTGTACAAGCCCGGGAACTGATTGACTTGCTTGGAATGCTCGAGGAAAAGACCAAGGGCAATCTGACAAAAAGCGAGTCCGAATTACTTCAACAAACCCTCTACAGCCTTCGCTTGAAATTTATCGAGGTTTCAAAGAAAACATAA
- a CDS encoding cytochrome c, translated as MINAKAPEEHTNGEAAFNRYCAMCHGKGATGTDHGPSFLSRIYAPDHHGDSAFLLAPRIGVRAHHWSFGDMPKIQAVSEAELKEIVGYIRWLQREAGIK; from the coding sequence GTGATTAACGCTAAGGCGCCGGAAGAACACACAAATGGTGAAGCCGCCTTCAATCGGTACTGCGCAATGTGCCATGGGAAGGGGGCGACCGGAACGGACCATGGTCCGAGCTTCCTCAGCCGAATCTATGCGCCGGATCATCATGGCGATTCAGCCTTTCTTCTCGCGCCACGGATAGGTGTCCGGGCCCACCACTGGAGCTTCGGCGACATGCCGAAGATCCAGGCGGTGTCGGAGGCGGAACTGAAAGAGATTGTCGGCTACATCCGCTGGCTGCAGCGAGAAGCCGGAATCAAGTAA
- a CDS encoding FAD-dependent thymidylate synthase: MSNASFSSQERERLLPFFTNLDRDTFGLKLPQEVAGALFSRYSRSSKDLRRVFLDEFLGEFGAFHAPPAPDDTDSLKKARAFYDRVLVGYGDDSVAQLGGAHIACEGISNVAANLIEDARIGLAPLEKSTRYVRFDKKDSENEYLFYKEPRIMASRHASSYLEVMNLLFQTYARQMDPMIDFITRRLPITEMPFKHPQTGETLTYTDIEREAELKKWAQTAYRGTIRAHACDILRGYLPASTKTNVGFFGTGQAFEYLLTKFYSHPLTEMRQLAEQMHAELNGMIPSFVKRARPNSYLRETHQNTRASAQQQTIGLDKAPSDAVVLVDYDADAEEKILSAILYPHARLPMTQLRAEIKSWDLDRRSRLLNAYLDRRKHRRDKPGRALEQAYYTFDLLGNLGMYRDLHRHRILSQERQDFSTEHGYDTPDELAQIGFKKDFDRCMIQAADLYDRIYADLPQEAQYIVPFAYRVRWYMKMNLRELVHIAELRTMPQGHPDYRSMVQEICRKVESLHPTLLRYATFIDRKEYRMGRLQSEMRTEYKKSILTTDPQSQP; the protein is encoded by the coding sequence ATGTCAAACGCATCCTTCTCATCCCAAGAACGCGAACGCCTCTTGCCATTTTTTACGAATCTCGATCGGGATACTTTTGGTCTTAAGCTCCCACAGGAAGTAGCCGGAGCGCTTTTTTCACGATACAGCCGGTCGTCCAAAGATCTCCGTCGGGTTTTCTTAGACGAATTTTTAGGCGAATTCGGAGCGTTCCATGCGCCGCCGGCACCTGACGATACTGACTCCCTGAAAAAAGCGCGCGCTTTTTACGATCGTGTCCTCGTCGGTTACGGAGACGATTCCGTCGCCCAATTGGGCGGAGCACACATCGCATGCGAAGGAATCTCCAACGTTGCGGCCAATCTGATCGAAGATGCACGGATCGGCCTCGCGCCACTGGAGAAGTCCACGCGGTATGTTCGATTCGATAAAAAAGATTCCGAAAACGAATATCTGTTCTACAAAGAACCCCGTATCATGGCCTCAAGGCATGCCTCAAGTTACCTTGAAGTGATGAATCTGCTCTTTCAGACCTACGCCCGGCAGATGGATCCCATGATCGATTTTATTACCCGGCGTCTGCCTATCACTGAAATGCCTTTTAAACATCCTCAAACAGGCGAGACGTTGACCTATACGGATATCGAACGCGAAGCCGAACTGAAAAAATGGGCTCAAACCGCCTACCGAGGCACGATCCGCGCGCATGCCTGCGATATTCTCCGGGGTTACCTTCCCGCCTCGACAAAAACCAACGTCGGGTTCTTCGGCACCGGGCAGGCGTTTGAGTACTTATTGACCAAATTTTATTCCCATCCCTTAACCGAGATGCGTCAGCTCGCCGAGCAGATGCACGCTGAATTAAATGGGATGATTCCTTCCTTTGTCAAACGGGCCCGCCCCAACAGCTACCTCCGTGAGACGCACCAAAATACACGTGCATCCGCTCAACAACAGACGATCGGTCTAGACAAGGCTCCATCCGATGCGGTCGTACTGGTGGACTACGATGCCGACGCAGAAGAAAAAATATTGTCGGCTATTCTTTACCCGCATGCCCGGCTTCCGATGACACAGCTCCGGGCCGAGATCAAGTCGTGGGACTTGGATCGTCGCTCACGGCTGCTGAATGCATATCTCGATCGCCGAAAGCACCGGCGGGATAAACCGGGACGGGCGCTGGAGCAGGCTTATTACACCTTTGACCTGCTCGGTAACCTTGGCATGTATCGGGATCTTCATCGGCACCGGATCCTGTCGCAGGAGCGTCAGGATTTCAGCACAGAGCACGGGTACGATACACCCGATGAGCTGGCCCAAATCGGATTTAAAAAGGACTTCGACCGGTGCATGATTCAGGCAGCCGATCTCTACGACCGGATTTACGCGGATCTTCCGCAGGAAGCCCAGTACATCGTACCGTTCGCCTACCGGGTCCGATGGTATATGAAGATGAATCTCCGGGAGTTGGTTCATATCGCCGAACTTCGCACAATGCCGCAGGGACATCCCGATTACCGATCCATGGTTCAGGAGATCTGCCGCAAGGTCGAATCCCTCCATCCGACCCTGCTGCGATACGCCACGTTTATTGACCGGAAGGAATACCGCATGGGACGGCTCCAGTCCGAGATGCGTACGGAATACAAAAAATCCATCCTCACCACGGATCCTCAATCCCAGCCTTAA
- a CDS encoding DUF1802 family protein yields MQDTNRFALKEWAVVLKSLSEGRQVLLLRKGGLIEKNRRFTVQHTEFFLYPTYLHQQRKGIVPAWTAKLEQILESMPPEGQVPLSHYAVVHRAFWIADPDRIQTLAAFHILNNEEVRKRFFYGQTPGLHMILLRVFQLPQPFGLPIRSHYAGCRSWVDLTRELSTSGCRPVLDDEAFDREARRIAALVQ; encoded by the coding sequence ATGCAGGACACAAACCGCTTCGCGTTAAAAGAATGGGCCGTCGTTCTGAAGTCCTTATCGGAGGGACGACAAGTTCTGCTGCTGCGCAAGGGGGGTCTCATCGAAAAGAACAGGCGCTTTACGGTTCAGCACACCGAATTCTTTCTCTATCCGACCTATCTTCATCAACAACGCAAGGGCATTGTTCCGGCTTGGACTGCGAAGCTGGAGCAGATACTGGAATCCATGCCCCCGGAAGGTCAGGTGCCCTTGTCCCATTACGCCGTCGTACATCGGGCTTTCTGGATCGCCGATCCGGATCGGATTCAAACGCTGGCCGCTTTTCATATTCTGAACAACGAGGAAGTGCGGAAGCGTTTTTTCTACGGTCAGACCCCGGGACTCCATATGATTCTACTGCGCGTTTTTCAACTTCCCCAACCGTTCGGGTTGCCGATCCGCTCCCATTACGCCGGCTGCCGATCGTGGGTCGATCTCACACGGGAGCTGTCCACTTCCGGCTGCCGGCCCGTTCTTGACGACGAAGCCTTTGATCGAGAGGCCCGCCGCATCGCCGCCCTGGTTCAATAG
- a CDS encoding TetR family transcriptional regulator C-terminal domain-containing protein: MPSKGELTKQKLLRTARELFYLNGYTNTSIDEILKSSKIKKGNLYFHFRSKEELGYAVIDSYLAEETEVIDRFLAGPGRPMERIYRLLDSSSKHLRKQGCRGGCPIGNFALEMSDIHNGFRKKINKVFDAWCNRLEKLLSEAKRNGELPPSIDPKALACFMVAVWEGGAMLVKTRKDPRILGDCIKSLKGIVEACRV; the protein is encoded by the coding sequence ATGCCGAGCAAAGGCGAATTGACAAAACAAAAATTGCTTAGAACCGCGCGGGAGTTGTTTTATCTCAACGGATACACCAACACCAGCATCGATGAGATTTTGAAGTCCAGCAAGATCAAAAAAGGGAACCTGTATTTCCATTTCCGGAGCAAGGAAGAACTGGGATACGCGGTGATCGACAGCTACCTGGCAGAGGAGACCGAAGTGATCGACCGGTTCTTGGCCGGACCGGGCCGCCCGATGGAGCGGATCTACCGGCTGCTCGACTCCTCCAGCAAGCATCTCCGCAAGCAGGGCTGCCGCGGCGGTTGCCCCATTGGAAATTTTGCGCTGGAGATGTCGGATATTCACAACGGATTCCGGAAGAAGATCAACAAAGTCTTTGACGCTTGGTGCAACCGCCTGGAAAAACTCCTATCGGAAGCAAAACGGAACGGCGAGCTCCCGCCTTCCATCGACCCGAAAGCCCTGGCTTGCTTCATGGTCGCGGTTTGGGAGGGCGGGGCGATGTTGGTCAAGACCCGCAAAGATCCGCGGATCCTAGGCGATTGCATCAAAAGCTTGAAAGGAATCGTCGAGGCCTGCCGGGTATAA